A genomic stretch from Lysobacter ciconiae includes:
- the parC gene encoding DNA topoisomerase IV subunit A: MTDSVRAAFHGYEQLPLREYAERAYLDYSMYVVLDRALPFLGDGLKPVQRRIIFSMSELGLNAGSKPKKSARTIGDVIGKYHPHGDSACYEAMVLMAQPFSYRYPLVEGQGNFGSSDDPKSFAAMRYTESKLTPLAEVLLGELAHGTVDWNPNFDGTLEEPTWMPARLPHLLLNGTTGIAVGMATDVPPHNLGEVVSACIRLLDDPDATTADLCEHVRGPDYPTSAEIITARSDLLQMYETGLGSVRARAVYEREGNSIVITGLPHQVSPGKVIEQIATQMRAKKLPWLEDIRDESDHANPTRIVLFPRSNRVDVEQLMGHLFATTDLEKSFRVNMNVIGLDGRPQVKGLRAFLTEWLTFRTDTVTRRLKHRLEKVEQRLHLLEGLLVAFLNLDEVIRIIRSEDEPRPVLMARFNLSEAQTDYILETRLRQLARLEEMKIRGEQDALAKERDQLVALLGSKAKLKKLVKDELLADAKKFGDARRSPLVARGAAQALSETDLAPSEPMTVVLSEKGWVRAAKGHDVDAAAMNYREGDSLLAFTRTRSNHQVAFLDSAGRSYSTVVHGLPSARGNGDPLTARFSPAGKSSFQAVASGENDQRFVLASTHGYGFVTRFENLTSRNKAGKAMLSLTPNASVLRPAPVGNPAQDRVVVATSAGHLLAFPVADLPELDKGKGNKLIDIPRAKLGTERVIAVAVVAEGGSLLVNSGARTMTLTWKDLDAYTGARAARGGLLPRGWQKVDGLQAE; the protein is encoded by the coding sequence ATGACCGATTCCGTACGCGCCGCCTTCCACGGTTACGAACAGCTCCCCCTGCGTGAATATGCAGAACGCGCTTACCTCGACTACTCGATGTACGTGGTGCTCGATCGTGCGCTGCCGTTCCTGGGCGACGGGCTGAAGCCGGTCCAGCGGCGGATCATCTTCTCGATGAGCGAGCTGGGACTGAACGCCGGTTCCAAGCCGAAGAAGTCCGCCCGCACCATCGGTGACGTGATCGGCAAATACCATCCGCACGGCGACAGCGCCTGCTACGAGGCGATGGTGCTGATGGCGCAGCCGTTCTCGTACCGCTATCCCCTCGTGGAAGGCCAAGGCAACTTCGGCTCCAGCGACGACCCCAAATCGTTCGCCGCGATGCGCTACACCGAGTCCAAGCTGACTCCGCTGGCGGAGGTCCTGCTGGGCGAACTGGCGCACGGCACGGTGGACTGGAATCCCAACTTCGACGGCACACTGGAAGAGCCGACCTGGATGCCGGCGCGGCTGCCGCACCTGCTGCTCAACGGCACCACCGGCATTGCAGTGGGCATGGCCACCGACGTGCCGCCGCACAACCTGGGCGAAGTGGTCAGCGCCTGCATCCGCCTGCTCGATGATCCCGACGCGACCACCGCCGACCTGTGCGAGCACGTGCGCGGCCCGGACTATCCGACCAGCGCTGAGATCATCACCGCGCGCAGCGACCTGCTGCAGATGTACGAGACCGGCCTGGGCAGCGTGCGCGCCCGCGCCGTCTATGAGCGCGAGGGCAACTCGATCGTCATCACCGGCCTGCCGCACCAGGTATCGCCGGGCAAGGTGATCGAGCAGATCGCCACCCAGATGCGGGCCAAGAAGCTGCCCTGGCTGGAGGACATCCGCGACGAGTCCGACCACGCCAACCCGACCCGGATCGTGCTGTTTCCGCGCAGCAACCGGGTGGATGTCGAGCAACTGATGGGGCACCTGTTTGCCACCACCGATCTGGAGAAGAGTTTCCGGGTCAACATGAACGTGATCGGCCTGGACGGGCGCCCGCAGGTCAAGGGCCTGCGCGCCTTCCTCACCGAGTGGCTGACCTTCCGCACCGACACCGTGACCCGGCGCCTCAAGCACCGGTTGGAGAAGGTCGAGCAGCGCCTGCACCTGTTGGAAGGCCTGCTGGTCGCGTTCCTCAACCTGGATGAAGTGATCCGCATCATCCGCAGCGAGGACGAACCGCGCCCGGTGCTGATGGCGCGCTTCAACCTCAGCGAGGCGCAGACCGACTACATCCTGGAAACCCGCCTGCGCCAGCTGGCCCGCCTGGAAGAGATGAAGATCCGCGGCGAGCAGGATGCGCTGGCCAAGGAACGCGACCAGCTGGTGGCCCTGCTGGGCAGCAAGGCCAAGCTGAAGAAGCTGGTCAAGGACGAGCTGCTGGCGGATGCGAAGAAGTTCGGCGACGCCCGCCGCTCGCCGCTGGTGGCACGCGGCGCGGCGCAGGCGCTGTCGGAAACCGACCTGGCGCCCAGCGAGCCGATGACCGTGGTGCTCAGTGAAAAGGGCTGGGTGCGCGCGGCGAAGGGCCACGATGTGGATGCTGCCGCGATGAACTACCGCGAAGGCGACAGCCTGCTGGCCTTCACCCGCACGCGCAGCAACCATCAGGTCGCCTTCCTCGACTCGGCCGGCCGCAGTTACTCGACCGTGGTCCACGGCCTGCCATCGGCGCGCGGCAACGGCGACCCGCTCACGGCACGCTTCTCGCCGGCGGGGAAATCCTCGTTCCAGGCCGTGGCCAGTGGCGAGAACGACCAGCGGTTCGTCCTCGCGAGCACCCACGGCTACGGCTTCGTGACCCGCTTCGAGAACCTGACCAGTCGCAACAAGGCGGGCAAGGCGATGCTCTCGCTGACCCCGAACGCCAGCGTGCTGCGGCCTGCACCGGTGGGCAATCCCGCGCAGGACCGCGTGGTGGTGGCGACCAGCGCCGGGCACCTGCTCGCGTTCCCGGTCGCCGACTTGCCGGAACTCGACAAGGGCAAGGGCAACAAGCTGATCGACATTCCGCGCGCGAAACTGGGCACCGAGCGGGTGATCGCCGTCGCCGTGGTCGCCGAAGGCGGCTCGCTGCTGGTCAACTCCGGCGCGCGCACGATGACCCTCACCTGGAAAGATCTTGACGCCTACACCGGCGCCCGCGCCGCCCGTGGCGGCCTGCTCCCGCGTGGTTGGCAGAAGGTCGACGGCCTGCAGGCCGAATAG
- a CDS encoding thiopurine S-methyltransferase → MEPDFWQQRWQEGCIGFHQDRETPLMLKHWPSLQVPAGSQVFVPLAGKSLDMLWFVSQGYRVFGVELALPAIEQFLAEHALHAETRDSPAGRHYRAGDLELVHGDVFAQDPAELAGCDAVYDRAALIALPPVLRQRYASEVYGRLPGGCRGLLITLECPQAEKAGPPFSVAEDEVRALFSPQWEVGVLERREILSQQPNFIAEGVSALQTVVYELRRL, encoded by the coding sequence ATGGAACCCGACTTCTGGCAACAGCGCTGGCAGGAAGGCTGCATCGGCTTCCACCAGGACCGCGAGACGCCGCTGATGCTCAAGCATTGGCCGTCGCTGCAGGTGCCGGCCGGCAGCCAGGTGTTCGTGCCACTGGCGGGCAAGAGCCTGGACATGCTGTGGTTTGTCAGCCAGGGCTACCGGGTGTTCGGAGTGGAGCTCGCCCTGCCCGCGATCGAGCAGTTCCTCGCCGAGCACGCGCTGCACGCGGAGACCCGCGATTCACCGGCCGGCCGGCATTACCGCGCCGGCGACCTGGAGCTGGTGCATGGCGACGTGTTCGCCCAGGATCCCGCCGAGTTGGCCGGGTGCGACGCCGTCTACGACCGCGCCGCGCTGATCGCGCTGCCGCCCGTCCTGCGCCAGCGCTACGCAAGCGAGGTGTACGGGCGCTTGCCCGGCGGTTGCCGCGGCCTGCTGATCACCCTGGAATGCCCGCAGGCCGAGAAAGCCGGTCCGCCCTTCAGCGTCGCGGAAGACGAGGTGCGGGCGTTGTTCAGTCCGCAGTGGGAGGTCGGCGTACTCGAGCGTCGCGAGATCCTGTCGCAGCAGCCGAACTTCATTGCCGAAGGTGTCAGCGCCCTGCAGACCGTGGTGTACGAGCTGCGCCGACTCTAG
- the asnB gene encoding asparagine synthase B, producing the protein MCSILGIFRQQTGDNLQPLRPLALELSRRQRHRGPDWSGVYVDEAAILVHERLAIVDPAGGAQPMRSADGDLVLAVNGEIYNHRELKASLRQAYDFQTESDCEVISALFREDADIGGWLNRVNGIFAFALWDRGAQRVLIARDPIGVVPLYWGHDGAGRLCVASEMKALADLCDNVAQFPPGHFYDSADGQLVAYYQRPWREHAATVDVRVDPAELREAFEAAVHRQLMCDVPYGVLLSGGLDSSLVAACAARFARKRIEEDDQAEAWWPRLHSFAIGLEGSPDLAAAEVAAEALGTVHHGFTYTQEEGMDAIPEVIRHIETFDVTTIRASTPMFLLARRIKAMGVKMVLSGEGSDEIFGGYLYFHKAPNAREFHEELVRKIDALHNYDCLRANKSMMAWGVEPRVPFLDVAFMEVAMKMDASAKMVGMRADGTVRIEKAVLREAFEGYLPDSILWRQKEQFSDGVGYGWIDGLKDDAEATVSDAQLAEAAARFPINTPVTKEGYWYRELFEQQFPGDACARTVPGGKSIACSTETALAWDASFSNAADPSGRAMRGVHQAANA; encoded by the coding sequence ATGTGCTCGATCCTCGGCATCTTCCGCCAGCAAACCGGTGACAACCTGCAACCGCTGCGCCCGCTCGCGCTCGAACTGTCGCGGCGCCAGCGCCACCGCGGGCCGGACTGGAGCGGCGTGTACGTCGACGAGGCGGCGATCCTGGTCCATGAGCGCCTGGCCATCGTCGATCCGGCCGGTGGCGCCCAGCCGATGCGCTCGGCCGACGGCGACCTGGTGCTGGCGGTCAACGGCGAGATCTACAACCACCGCGAGCTGAAGGCGTCGCTCCGGCAGGCCTACGACTTCCAGACCGAATCGGACTGCGAGGTCATCAGCGCGCTGTTCCGCGAGGACGCCGACATCGGCGGCTGGCTGAACCGCGTCAATGGCATCTTCGCCTTCGCCCTGTGGGATCGCGGGGCGCAGCGTGTGCTGATCGCGCGTGACCCGATCGGCGTGGTGCCGCTGTATTGGGGCCACGATGGGGCCGGACGGCTGTGCGTGGCCTCCGAGATGAAGGCGTTGGCGGACCTCTGCGATAACGTCGCCCAGTTTCCGCCGGGGCACTTTTACGACAGCGCGGACGGCCAGCTGGTCGCTTACTACCAGCGGCCGTGGCGCGAGCATGCCGCCACCGTCGATGTGCGTGTCGATCCCGCCGAGCTGCGCGAAGCCTTCGAGGCTGCGGTCCACCGGCAACTGATGTGCGACGTGCCGTACGGCGTGTTGTTGTCAGGCGGGCTGGATTCCTCGCTGGTCGCCGCCTGCGCCGCGCGGTTCGCGCGCAAGCGCATCGAGGAGGACGACCAGGCAGAGGCATGGTGGCCGCGCCTGCATTCCTTCGCCATCGGCCTGGAAGGTTCGCCCGACCTGGCTGCCGCGGAGGTCGCCGCCGAGGCGTTGGGCACCGTGCACCACGGTTTCACCTACACCCAGGAGGAGGGCATGGACGCGATTCCCGAGGTGATCCGGCACATCGAGACCTTTGACGTCACCACCATCCGCGCGTCCACCCCGATGTTCCTGCTGGCGCGCCGGATCAAGGCGATGGGCGTGAAAATGGTCCTGTCGGGCGAGGGCAGCGACGAGATCTTCGGCGGCTACCTGTACTTCCACAAAGCGCCCAACGCGCGCGAATTCCACGAGGAACTGGTGCGCAAGATCGACGCGCTGCACAACTACGATTGCCTGCGCGCCAACAAGTCGATGATGGCCTGGGGCGTGGAGCCGCGGGTGCCGTTCCTGGACGTGGCCTTCATGGAGGTCGCGATGAAGATGGACGCCAGCGCCAAGATGGTCGGCATGCGCGCGGACGGCACGGTTCGCATCGAGAAGGCGGTGCTGCGGGAGGCATTCGAGGGCTATCTGCCCGACTCGATTCTTTGGCGGCAGAAGGAGCAGTTCAGCGACGGCGTCGGCTACGGCTGGATCGATGGGCTCAAGGACGACGCTGAAGCCACGGTGAGCGACGCCCAACTGGCCGAGGCCGCCGCGCGGTTCCCGATCAACACCCCGGTCACCAAGGAGGGCTACTGGTATCGCGAGCTGTTCGAGCAGCAGTTTCCCGGCGATGCCTGCGCGCGCACGGTGCCGGGCGGCAAGTCGATCGCCTGCTCCACCGAGACGGCGCTGGCCTGGGATGCGTCGTTCTCCAACGCGGCCGACCCGTCGGGGCGGGCGATGCGCGGCGTGCACCAGGCGGCCAATGCGTGA
- a CDS encoding pirin family protein: MKKVLGIYSAPRPHWVGDGFPVRSLFSYHGLGQHLSPFLLLDYAGPMRFEPAARPRGVGQHPHRGFETVTIVYEGEVEHRDSTGAGGKIGPGDVQWMTAASGILHEEFHSPAFTRTGGTLEMVQLWVNLPAKDKMAAPGYQTLLDADIPSVPLPGNAGTVRVIAGEYAGHAGPARTFTAMNVWDVRLGKDHSSQFELPEGHTAALVVLHGTVQVNETQIACEGQLVMLDRAGSDVLLEANADATVLLLSGEPIDEPIVGHGPFVMNSQAEIHQAIADFDGGRFGRMPH, from the coding sequence ATGAAGAAAGTCCTCGGCATCTACAGCGCGCCCAGGCCGCATTGGGTCGGCGACGGCTTCCCGGTCCGTTCGCTGTTTTCCTACCACGGCCTGGGCCAGCACCTGAGCCCGTTCCTGTTGCTGGACTATGCCGGCCCGATGCGGTTCGAGCCGGCCGCCCGGCCGCGCGGCGTGGGACAACACCCGCACCGCGGCTTCGAGACCGTCACCATCGTCTACGAGGGCGAGGTGGAGCATCGCGACTCCACCGGCGCCGGCGGCAAGATCGGCCCGGGCGATGTGCAGTGGATGACCGCCGCCTCGGGCATCCTGCACGAGGAGTTCCACTCACCAGCGTTCACCCGCACTGGCGGCACGCTGGAGATGGTGCAGCTGTGGGTCAACCTGCCGGCGAAGGACAAGATGGCCGCGCCCGGGTACCAGACGCTGCTCGACGCCGACATCCCTTCCGTGCCCCTGCCCGGAAATGCGGGAACGGTACGGGTAATTGCCGGTGAGTACGCCGGCCACGCCGGTCCGGCGCGCACCTTTACCGCCATGAACGTCTGGGACGTGCGCCTCGGCAAGGACCATTCCAGCCAGTTCGAACTGCCCGAAGGCCACACGGCGGCGCTGGTCGTCCTGCATGGCACCGTCCAGGTCAACGAAACGCAGATCGCCTGCGAGGGGCAGCTGGTAATGCTCGACCGCGCTGGCAGCGACGTGCTGCTGGAAGCCAACGCCGACGCCACCGTACTGCTGCTCAGCGGGGAACCGATCGACGAGCCCATCGTCGGCCATGGCCCGTTCGTGATGAACAGCCAGGCCGAGATCCACCAGGCCATCGCGGACTTCGACGGCGGCCGCTTCGGCCGCATGCCGCATTGA
- a CDS encoding NADPH-dependent FMN reductase, with protein sequence MKPQLHVVIASTRPGRVGPAVARWFSDFAARHNSFEVKLVDLADFKLPIYDEPRHPAMQQYEHAHTKAWSASVAAADAFVFVTPEYNFNPPPALVNALNYVYREWNYKACGFVSYGGVSGGMRAVQMAKQLVTTLKMMPMVEGVAVPMVGQSLDGEGAFVSNELIDHSAQQMLDELSKWTGALASLRPQEAKTADVGTTAPLVATPA encoded by the coding sequence TTGAAACCCCAACTCCATGTCGTCATCGCCAGCACCCGCCCCGGCCGCGTCGGTCCCGCCGTCGCGCGCTGGTTCAGTGACTTTGCCGCCCGCCACAACTCCTTCGAGGTCAAACTGGTCGATCTGGCGGACTTCAAGCTGCCGATCTACGACGAGCCCCGTCACCCGGCGATGCAGCAGTACGAGCACGCCCACACCAAGGCCTGGTCGGCCAGCGTGGCGGCCGCCGACGCGTTCGTGTTCGTGACCCCCGAGTACAACTTCAACCCGCCCCCGGCGCTGGTGAATGCGTTGAACTATGTCTACCGCGAGTGGAACTACAAGGCCTGCGGCTTCGTCAGCTACGGCGGCGTGTCGGGCGGCATGCGCGCGGTGCAGATGGCCAAGCAGCTGGTGACCACGCTCAAGATGATGCCGATGGTCGAAGGCGTTGCCGTGCCGATGGTCGGTCAATCCCTGGACGGGGAAGGCGCGTTTGTCTCCAACGAGCTGATCGATCATTCCGCGCAGCAGATGCTCGACGAGCTGTCCAAATGGACCGGAGCACTGGCGAGTTTGCGTCCGCAGGAGGCCAAGACGGCCGACGTCGGAACGACCGCGCCGCTCGTCGCAACGCCCGCCTGA
- a CDS encoding M28 family peptidase, whose translation MQPGTARWAPLAMIALFVLSAALSMRGNQTPAAIGVDAPATVFSATRAATVLARVLGDEQPHPTGSAANAQVRDRIVAELALIGVQAQIQRRFACGGSTCATVENIVARLPGESADQAVLLAAHYDSVGAGPGASDDGAGVATLIESARALLAGPPLVRDVWLLASDGEELGLIGAEAFVREPEFARIATVINLEARGTRGASLLIETQPGNAQIIAAMRRALPRASGSSLDYEIYRSLPNDTDFSVFRREGREGLNFAWAEGAARYHTPLDNLAHLDRGSLQHHGDNALSMTRELAGRAPGAAAVADGGAAQDAVFFNVFGATFAAWPVALNPFLLALGLVLWLALAVRLVRRGSRPAALASASIAVLALLAVLAGLGWGLYALLQALGAMPAMWTAQGPLLVTAFVALALPAMLLGGYVVQRWRGPPALALATLLPFAIVAAAAVAAMPGASYLGLLPLLAAGLCAHLVPGRAVLRSGLAAVVAAGLWFPYAVDSYAAIGHPGLTATTLLSGVIVLPLLPALLSLRRTAGALALAGLAVAFACAMLALARPAFDGDVPRPANLLYAGDSDSARLYLQPRGTMPVGFMRQAGFADVSRPVTAWLGWGHPGAAGPALSAPTLQVESDSLRDGRRQIAIRVSSTRASSEGGLMVPGDVDVASIRVQGQALAPSRWHAEQTRWRRITIVGLPPEGAVFEFESAPGREIELFGYDRSAGIPAEMAGALRERDAVAMPVHGGDSTVAWQRMAVAEVPQAQK comes from the coding sequence ATGCAGCCGGGAACCGCGCGCTGGGCCCCGCTGGCCATGATCGCGTTGTTCGTGCTTTCCGCTGCCTTGTCGATGCGCGGCAACCAGACACCCGCGGCCATCGGGGTCGATGCGCCGGCCACCGTGTTTTCGGCGACGCGAGCGGCCACGGTGCTGGCGCGGGTGCTCGGCGACGAGCAACCCCACCCCACCGGCAGCGCTGCCAACGCGCAGGTGCGTGATCGCATCGTCGCCGAGTTGGCGCTCATCGGGGTGCAGGCCCAGATCCAGCGGCGGTTTGCCTGCGGCGGCAGCACCTGCGCGACGGTGGAGAATATCGTCGCCCGGCTTCCGGGCGAGAGCGCGGATCAGGCTGTCCTGCTCGCCGCCCACTACGACTCGGTCGGTGCGGGGCCGGGAGCGTCCGACGACGGCGCCGGCGTTGCCACCCTGATCGAATCGGCACGGGCCCTGCTCGCTGGCCCGCCGCTGGTCCGCGACGTGTGGCTGCTGGCCAGCGACGGCGAGGAACTCGGCCTGATCGGTGCGGAAGCCTTCGTGCGCGAGCCCGAGTTCGCCCGTATCGCGACGGTGATCAACCTGGAGGCCCGCGGCACGCGCGGGGCGAGCCTGTTGATCGAAACCCAGCCCGGCAACGCGCAGATCATCGCGGCCATGCGTCGGGCGCTGCCTCGCGCCAGCGGGTCATCGCTGGACTACGAGATCTACCGCAGCCTGCCCAACGACACCGACTTCAGCGTGTTCCGCCGCGAGGGACGCGAAGGCTTGAACTTCGCGTGGGCGGAGGGCGCGGCGCGCTACCACACCCCGCTGGACAACCTCGCCCATCTGGACCGTGGCTCGTTGCAACACCACGGTGACAACGCATTGTCGATGACGCGCGAACTGGCGGGACGCGCACCCGGCGCTGCGGCGGTTGCCGACGGCGGGGCTGCGCAGGACGCGGTGTTCTTCAACGTTTTTGGCGCCACCTTTGCCGCGTGGCCGGTGGCGCTGAATCCGTTCCTGCTCGCCCTTGGGCTGGTGCTGTGGCTCGCGCTCGCCGTGCGCCTGGTTCGGCGCGGTTCGCGCCCGGCTGCGCTCGCCTCCGCGTCGATTGCGGTGCTGGCGCTGCTGGCAGTGCTGGCCGGGCTGGGCTGGGGACTGTACGCGCTGCTGCAGGCGCTGGGCGCAATGCCGGCGATGTGGACCGCGCAAGGGCCGCTGCTGGTCACCGCTTTTGTCGCGCTGGCGCTGCCGGCGATGCTGCTGGGCGGCTACGTGGTGCAGCGGTGGCGCGGCCCACCGGCTCTGGCGCTGGCGACCTTGCTGCCGTTTGCGATTGTCGCTGCGGCGGCGGTGGCTGCGATGCCCGGAGCCAGCTACCTCGGCCTGTTGCCGCTGTTGGCGGCGGGACTCTGCGCGCACCTTGTTCCGGGGAGAGCGGTGCTCCGGTCAGGTCTCGCCGCCGTCGTCGCGGCCGGCCTGTGGTTTCCCTACGCTGTGGATTCCTACGCGGCCATCGGGCATCCGGGCTTGACTGCCACCACGCTGTTGAGCGGTGTCATCGTGCTGCCCTTGTTGCCCGCGCTGCTGAGCCTCCGTCGCACGGCGGGTGCACTGGCACTCGCTGGACTGGCGGTGGCATTCGCCTGCGCGATGCTCGCCCTCGCCCGGCCCGCGTTCGATGGGGACGTGCCGCGCCCTGCGAACCTGTTGTACGCCGGCGACAGCGACTCGGCGCGCCTGTACCTGCAACCGCGCGGGACGATGCCGGTGGGCTTCATGCGCCAGGCGGGGTTTGCGGACGTCTCCCGGCCGGTCACCGCGTGGCTGGGATGGGGTCATCCTGGCGCGGCCGGGCCTGCACTTTCGGCGCCCACGCTGCAGGTCGAATCCGACAGCCTGCGCGACGGCCGACGCCAGATCGCCATCCGGGTGTCGTCCACCCGAGCCTCCAGCGAAGGCGGGTTGATGGTACCGGGCGACGTCGACGTGGCTTCCATCCGGGTCCAGGGGCAGGCGCTGGCGCCGTCGCGCTGGCACGCCGAGCAGACGCGCTGGCGCCGCATCACGATCGTCGGGCTGCCGCCGGAGGGCGCGGTGTTCGAGTTTGAAAGCGCGCCCGGACGGGAGATCGAGCTGTTCGGCTACGACCGTTCGGCGGGCATCCCGGCCGAGATGGCGGGCGCGCTGCGTGAGCGCGATGCGGTGGCGATGCCGGTCCACGGCGGCGATTCGACGGTTGCGTGGCAACGCATGGCGGTGGCCGAGGTGCCGCAGGCGCAAAAATGA